The Carbonactinospora thermoautotrophica sequence TTCGGCGGCGGGCCGCTCACCCGGTACGCCGCCGATCTGGTGGTGCCGCGCGAGACCCGGCTGGAGTGCGCGGTCCTCAAGGCGGTCACCGCCCGGTACGTGATGACGCGGGCCGAGGCCCAGGCACGCCGCGCGCGGCAGCGCGAGATGATCGCCGAGCTAGCCGCGGCGCTGCTGTCCGGCGCGCCGGACACCTTGGAGCCGGTGTTCAAGGAGGCCTTCAAGGAGGCGCCCGACGACGCGGCCCGGCTGCGGGTGATCGTCGATCAGGTGGCGTCGCTCACCGACACCTCCGCGGTGCAGCTGCACCGCCGTCTCACCCGTCGCTGAGGAGCGGGCGCCGGGCACGCGCGGCGAGGTTTGAACGCGGCCTCGGTGTGGATAGTCCAAACATGAGCGAAGATCACACCGAAAGGCGGTCACAGATGGCCTCCGACGAGAGCATCGTGATCGTGGGTGCCAGCCTCGCCGGTGCCCGGGCGGCGGAGACCTTGCGGGAGGAGGGTTTCGCCGGCCGCATCACGCTGATCGGCGAGGAGCACGAGCGCCCGTACCAGCGGCCGCCGCTGTCGAAGGGTTACCTCGCCGGCAGGGAGGACAAGTCCTCCATCTACGTGCACGAGGAGGACTGGTACGAGCGCAACGGGGTCGAGCTGGTGCTCGGCACCCGGGCCACCGCGATCGACCGCGCCGCCCGCGAGGTGGAGCTGTCCGACGGCCGTCGCATCCGGTACGACAAGCTGCTGCTCGCCACCGGCGCCTCGCCGCGCCGCCTCGACCTGCCCGGGGCCGAGCTGGAGGGCGTGTACTACCTGCGCACCGTCGAGGACTCCGAGCGGATCCGCAACGCGATCTTCGGCGGCGGCCGGTTCGTGATCGTGGGCGCCGGCTGGATCGGCCTGGAGGTCGCCGCGGCCGCCTGCGGGTACGGCGCGGAGGTCACGATCGTCGAGCCGCAGCCCACCCCGCTGCACGGCGTGCTCGGCCCCGAGCTGGGCGAGGTGTTCGCGAAGCTGCACCGGGGCAACGGCGTGGACCTGCGGCTGGGCGAGAGCGTGACCCAGCTGCACAGCGAGGGCGGCAAGGTGACCGGCGTCGTCACCAGCTCCGGCGACACCCTGTCGGCCGGTGCGGTCATCGTCGGCATCGGCGCCCGGCCCAACACCGAGCTGGCCGAGGCCGCCGGGCTGCCGGTCGACAACGGTGTGGTCGTCGACGAGTGCCTGCGCACCGAGGACGAGCGGATCTGGGCGGCCGGCGACGTCGCCAACTACCACAACGTGGTGTTCGGCCGGCGGCTGCGGGTCGAGCACTGGGCCAACGCCTACGACGGCGGCCCGGCCGCGGCCCGCTCCATGCTCCGCCCAGGCACGGTGTACGACGTCGTGCCGTTCTTCTACAGCGACCAGTACGACCTGGGCATGGAGTACACCGGGTACGCCCCGGCCGGGACGTACGACCGGATCGTGTACCGGGGCGATGTGGCGGGCCTGGAGTTCATCGCGTTCTGGCTGAAGGACGGGCGGGTGCGCGCCGGCATGAACGTCAACGTCTGGGACGTGGCCGAGGACATCCAGAAGCTCATCCGGTCGGGCCGACAGTTTGATCCGGACCGACTCGCCGACCCGGACGTGCCGCTCGCGGACCTGGCGTAGGGTCCGCGCTCAAGACCGCTCGACAAGACCCCCAAAACGGAGTGGCTCGCCCGGGGGGATCGCGAGCCACTCCGTGCCTTGGGGAAGCAGCCGGTGCGTGCGCGTCGACGACGACCCTCATGGGCCTGCCGTCACCTGTGAATCGGTCCGGAGAGAACGACCGTTACAAGATCGCGAAATCGCTCTCCGCCACCCGGGAAGGCGCGCGCTGGATCACGTGGCCGTGGGCGCGGCGGCGTAGACTCACGGCGTGGCTGGGCGGATCCGTGAGGAGGACATCAAGCGCGTCCGGGACGCGTCCCCGATCGCCGACGTCATCGG is a genomic window containing:
- a CDS encoding NAD(P)/FAD-dependent oxidoreductase; this encodes MASDESIVIVGASLAGARAAETLREEGFAGRITLIGEEHERPYQRPPLSKGYLAGREDKSSIYVHEEDWYERNGVELVLGTRATAIDRAAREVELSDGRRIRYDKLLLATGASPRRLDLPGAELEGVYYLRTVEDSERIRNAIFGGGRFVIVGAGWIGLEVAAAACGYGAEVTIVEPQPTPLHGVLGPELGEVFAKLHRGNGVDLRLGESVTQLHSEGGKVTGVVTSSGDTLSAGAVIVGIGARPNTELAEAAGLPVDNGVVVDECLRTEDERIWAAGDVANYHNVVFGRRLRVEHWANAYDGGPAAARSMLRPGTVYDVVPFFYSDQYDLGMEYTGYAPAGTYDRIVYRGDVAGLEFIAFWLKDGRVRAGMNVNVWDVAEDIQKLIRSGRQFDPDRLADPDVPLADLA